From the Vibrio alginolyticus NBRC 15630 = ATCC 17749 genome, one window contains:
- a CDS encoding class II glutamine amidotransferase: MCELLGMSANVPTDICFSFTGLMQRGGRTGPHRDGWGITFYEGKGFRTFKDPKPSCESKIAELVQNYPIKSRAVVSHIRQANRGGVNLENTHPFTRELWGRYWTFAHNGQLSGYQDLHTGRHRPVGETDSELAFCWLLKQMEDRYPEPPKDMESVFLYVAKCCDELKEKGVFNMLLSDGEYVMTYCTNHLYWITRRAPFGKAALLDEDVEINFQEETTPHDIVSVIATQPLTGNEAWQRMKPGEYGLFHLGELVKNNASELVNVPFAAAKPGNQAPTEPLE, from the coding sequence ATGTGTGAATTGCTCGGTATGAGCGCTAATGTTCCAACGGATATTTGTTTCAGTTTTACTGGGCTCATGCAGCGTGGAGGTCGAACCGGCCCACACCGTGACGGATGGGGGATCACCTTCTACGAAGGGAAGGGCTTTCGAACCTTCAAAGATCCCAAGCCAAGTTGTGAGTCTAAAATAGCAGAGTTGGTACAAAATTATCCCATCAAAAGTCGTGCGGTCGTTAGTCATATCCGACAGGCGAATCGTGGTGGTGTTAATTTAGAAAATACTCATCCCTTTACACGTGAGCTGTGGGGTAGGTATTGGACGTTTGCGCATAACGGTCAGCTCTCTGGCTACCAAGACTTGCATACAGGTCGACATAGACCTGTCGGTGAGACAGATAGTGAACTGGCATTTTGCTGGTTATTGAAGCAAATGGAAGATCGATATCCTGAGCCACCAAAGGATATGGAGTCGGTATTCTTATATGTTGCTAAATGTTGTGATGAGCTAAAAGAGAAGGGTGTATTTAACATGCTTCTGAGTGATGGTGAGTATGTAATGACGTATTGCACCAATCATTTGTATTGGATCACAAGACGCGCACCGTTTGGAAAAGCCGCGTTGCTTGATGAAGATGTGGAAATTAACTTCCAAGAAGAAACAACGCCACATGACATCGTTTCTGTGATCGCAACTCAACCTTTGACGGGCAACGAAGCTTGGCAGCGTATGAAACCTGGCGAATACGGCTTGTTTCACCTAGGTGAACTAGTCAAAAATAATGCCTCTGAACTGGTAAATGTGCCGTTTGCGGCGGCTAAGCCGGGCAATCAAGCGCCAACCGAACCGTTAGAGTGA
- the lpcA gene encoding D-sedoheptulose 7-phosphate isomerase, with product MYHDLIRSELNEAAEVLNKFLSDDHNIAQIEAAANMIADSFKQDGKVLSCGNGGSHCDSMHFAEELTGRYRENRPGYAGIAISDPSHLSCVSNDFGYDFVFSRYVEAVGRKGDVLFGLSTSGNSGNILKAIEAAQAKGMKTIALTGKDGGKMAGLADIEIRVPHFGYADRIQEIHIKIIHIIIQLIEKEME from the coding sequence ATGTACCATGATCTGATTAGAAGTGAATTAAACGAAGCTGCTGAAGTGCTCAACAAATTTTTAAGCGATGACCATAACATTGCGCAAATCGAAGCAGCGGCGAACATGATTGCTGACTCATTCAAGCAAGATGGTAAAGTATTGTCGTGTGGTAACGGTGGTTCTCACTGTGATTCAATGCACTTTGCCGAAGAGCTAACAGGCCGTTATCGAGAAAATCGTCCTGGCTATGCTGGTATTGCTATTTCAGATCCAAGCCACCTTTCTTGTGTGAGTAATGACTTTGGTTATGACTTCGTGTTTTCACGCTATGTAGAAGCGGTTGGTCGAAAAGGTGACGTACTGTTTGGTCTGTCGACGTCAGGTAACTCAGGTAACATCCTGAAAGCGATTGAAGCAGCACAAGCTAAAGGCATGAAGACGATTGCGCTAACAGGTAAAGATGGCGGCAAAATGGCAGGCCTTGCAGATATTGAAATTCGCGTGCCACACTTTGGTTATGCAGACCGCATTCAGGAAATTCATATTAAGATTATTCATATCATCATTCAGTTGATCGAAAAAGAGATGGAATAA
- the fadE gene encoding acyl-CoA dehydrogenase FadE translates to MDILLSIITMAIVLGITLYHRMSLVKSISLLTAAMLALTVAGTVGVIGWAIYVLAAAVLAVPGVRQSLISRKALVLFKKVLPAMSQTEKEALDAGTVWWEAELFKGKPEWQKLHAIQAPKLSAEEQAFLDGPVNEVCAMVSDFQVTHELADLPPEVWQYLKDHKFFAMIIKKKYGGLEFSAYAQSLVLQKLTGVSGVLSSTVGVPNSLGPGELLQHYGTEDQKNHYLPRLAEGKEIPCFALTSPEAGSDAGSIPDYGVVCKGEWEGKEVLGMRLTWNKRYITLAPVATVLGLAFKLRDPEGLLGDKEDLGITCALIPTDVKGVEIGNRHFPLNVPFQNGPTRGKDIFVPIDFIIGGEKMAGQGWRMLVECLSVGRGITLPSNSTGGIKTAAMATGAYSRIRRQFKQPIGHMEGVEEPLARLGGNAYVMDAASNLTVAGIDLGEKPSVISAIVKYHCTHRGQQSIIDAMDIVGGKGICMGPSNFLARGYQGAPIAVTVEGANILTRSMIIFGQGAIRCHPYVLEEMNAAYSEASNAVEKFDKALAGHVSFTMSNLVRSIWFGLSDGLGSSSPTKDATKRYYQQLNRYSANLALLSDISMAVLGGSLKRKERLSARLGDILSQLYLSSATLKRFEQDGRPVEDLPLVHWGLQDSLKQAEVAVDEFLANFPNKVIGRALRVLIMPFGRVRKAPSDKLDSKVARILQTPSATRSRIGRGQYLEPTEHNAAGKIELALSVILQAEPVFDKVCKAQGKRRPFLRLDMIAQEGLEQGFITQEEADLLREAEQHRLDTINVDDFEPELLAAKPLYPQMDSVA, encoded by the coding sequence ATGGACATCTTGCTCTCAATCATCACGATGGCGATCGTGCTAGGCATTACGCTCTACCACCGCATGTCTCTCGTGAAATCTATTAGCTTACTCACCGCGGCCATGCTGGCTCTTACAGTAGCAGGAACTGTCGGCGTTATTGGTTGGGCTATTTACGTTCTCGCCGCAGCTGTGCTCGCGGTTCCTGGCGTACGTCAGTCTTTAATTAGCCGCAAAGCGTTAGTGCTTTTCAAGAAAGTGCTGCCAGCTATGTCTCAAACCGAAAAAGAAGCGTTAGACGCAGGTACCGTCTGGTGGGAAGCCGAACTGTTTAAAGGCAAACCAGAGTGGCAAAAGCTACACGCGATTCAAGCACCTAAGTTAAGTGCGGAAGAACAAGCCTTTTTAGACGGCCCTGTGAATGAAGTGTGCGCCATGGTGAGTGATTTCCAAGTGACCCATGAACTCGCGGACTTACCGCCAGAAGTTTGGCAATACCTGAAAGATCATAAGTTCTTCGCCATGATCATTAAGAAAAAGTACGGTGGTCTGGAATTCTCAGCATACGCGCAATCACTAGTACTACAAAAACTAACGGGTGTTTCTGGCGTTCTATCGTCTACCGTTGGTGTTCCTAACTCTTTGGGCCCAGGTGAGCTACTGCAACACTACGGTACTGAAGATCAAAAAAATCATTACTTACCGCGTCTAGCTGAAGGTAAGGAAATCCCTTGTTTCGCCCTAACAAGTCCAGAAGCGGGTTCTGACGCAGGCTCTATTCCAGATTACGGTGTGGTCTGTAAAGGCGAATGGGAAGGAAAAGAAGTACTGGGTATGCGCCTGACTTGGAACAAGCGCTACATCACCCTAGCGCCAGTCGCAACGGTACTAGGCTTAGCATTTAAACTTCGCGATCCTGAAGGTTTGCTAGGCGACAAAGAAGATCTTGGCATCACTTGTGCGCTTATCCCAACTGATGTCAAAGGTGTTGAGATTGGTAACCGACACTTCCCGCTCAATGTACCATTCCAAAATGGTCCAACGCGCGGTAAAGACATCTTTGTTCCTATCGATTTCATTATCGGTGGTGAAAAAATGGCGGGCCAAGGTTGGCGTATGCTGGTTGAGTGTCTGTCGGTTGGACGTGGTATCACGCTACCTTCAAACTCAACAGGTGGCATCAAAACTGCGGCAATGGCAACCGGTGCTTACTCACGTATTCGCCGTCAGTTCAAACAGCCGATCGGCCATATGGAAGGAGTTGAAGAACCATTAGCACGCTTGGGTGGTAATGCTTACGTGATGGATGCAGCAAGCAACTTAACCGTTGCGGGTATCGACTTAGGTGAAAAACCTTCAGTTATCTCAGCTATCGTGAAGTATCACTGTACGCACCGCGGCCAGCAAAGCATCATCGATGCAATGGACATCGTAGGCGGTAAAGGTATCTGTATGGGACCTTCTAACTTCCTAGCTCGTGGTTACCAAGGTGCGCCAATCGCAGTAACGGTTGAGGGTGCTAACATTCTAACACGCTCAATGATCATCTTTGGCCAAGGCGCAATCCGTTGCCATCCGTACGTTCTTGAAGAAATGAACGCGGCGTATTCTGAAGCAAGTAATGCTGTCGAGAAATTTGATAAAGCGCTTGCTGGTCACGTGAGCTTTACAATGAGTAACCTAGTGCGCAGTATCTGGTTTGGTTTGAGCGACGGTCTGGGCTCTTCATCGCCAACCAAAGATGCAACCAAGCGTTACTACCAACAATTGAACCGCTACAGTGCAAACCTTGCCTTACTATCGGATATCTCGATGGCAGTGCTAGGTGGCTCTTTGAAGCGTAAAGAGCGTCTATCAGCGCGTCTTGGTGACATTCTAAGCCAGCTATATTTAAGCTCTGCGACGTTGAAACGTTTTGAGCAAGATGGACGCCCAGTCGAAGATTTACCATTAGTACACTGGGGTCTACAAGACAGTTTGAAACAAGCGGAAGTGGCGGTAGACGAATTCTTAGCAAACTTCCCGAACAAAGTGATTGGTCGTGCACTGCGCGTGTTAATCATGCCATTCGGTCGTGTACGCAAAGCGCCAAGCGATAAACTAGACAGTAAAGTGGCGCGCATTCTACAAACGCCAAGTGCAACGCGCTCACGCATTGGTCGCGGTCAATACCTTGAACCAACCGAGCACAACGCAGCAGGTAAGATTGAGCTTGCACTATCAGTCATTCTTCAAGCTGAGCCTGTGTTTGACAAAGTATGTAAAGCGCAAGGTAAGCGTCGCCCATTCTTACGTTTGGATATGATTGCTCAGGAAGGGTTAGAGCAAGGCTTTATCACGCAAGAAGAAGCCGATCTACTCAGAGAAGCGGAACAGCATCGTCTAGATACAATCAACGTTGATGATTTTGAGCCGGAACTGCTTGCCGCAAAGCCGCTATACCCTCAGATGGATAGTGTCGCGTAA
- a CDS encoding SulP family inorganic anion transporter, with protein MVNPLAKILLAQWFPGLVQLKHYQKEWFVNDFRAAFSVVAVALPVAIAYAQLTGVSAIVGLYSCVLPMLVYAMMGTSRQLIVGPDAATCAVIAAVVTPLAAGDPTKHWQLVMTMTAMTGIWCVLASRFKLGVFADFLSRPILLGLLNGVALTIIVGQFAKVVGLKYEQRYLLERLWEAPQRLTELHWPTVTLSIVTVVVYLLTKRYRPTWPAAMLAILVTTASVWFFHLQEMGVSVVGLTQGGFPQFQTPEFELGEVRELVVPALNLAIVSFVSMMLTARSFAAKNGYDIDANKEFQALGFANIASAFSQGFAISGADSRTAVNDANGGKSQLVSIVAAITIAIIAVFIYEPLQFIPIASLGVVLIIASLSLLDLKAIWKLKSRDKDAFYLAIITFISVLIVGVIPGITLAVLLGLFQFLRIVMRPSDQLLGLDEKGTIRTIDDSGKASPIPGMVIYRFNSPLTYFNAPYFKRRVLEQAEHHKDASCVVIDAVSSFTHLDLSVMATLADIHNTLKKRGVRLILAGRKRRLRQWCELTGISTSEGGILLRADMYLAIKLSGCYISAVGEGQIPTVQKEPDLEQPPKPIPEVA; from the coding sequence ATGGTAAATCCGTTGGCTAAAATATTACTCGCACAGTGGTTCCCAGGGCTTGTTCAGCTTAAGCATTATCAAAAAGAATGGTTTGTTAACGACTTTAGAGCCGCCTTTTCTGTTGTCGCGGTTGCACTGCCAGTTGCCATAGCTTATGCACAGTTAACTGGTGTATCCGCAATTGTCGGTCTGTATTCGTGTGTACTGCCAATGTTGGTTTACGCCATGATGGGCACATCTCGGCAACTCATTGTCGGACCCGATGCAGCAACCTGTGCAGTGATCGCTGCTGTTGTGACACCACTTGCCGCAGGTGACCCCACAAAACATTGGCAGTTGGTTATGACCATGACAGCGATGACGGGGATTTGGTGTGTACTGGCAAGTCGTTTCAAGCTAGGGGTGTTTGCAGATTTCCTTTCTCGTCCGATTCTTTTGGGTCTACTCAACGGTGTTGCTCTCACAATTATCGTTGGTCAGTTTGCGAAAGTAGTCGGTTTGAAATACGAGCAACGTTATTTACTGGAACGTTTATGGGAAGCTCCACAACGACTAACCGAGCTTCATTGGCCTACTGTAACTCTGAGTATCGTGACGGTTGTCGTTTATTTGCTCACCAAACGCTACCGACCAACTTGGCCTGCTGCCATGCTGGCGATCCTCGTAACTACTGCGTCAGTTTGGTTTTTCCATTTACAAGAGATGGGCGTATCGGTTGTCGGACTCACTCAAGGTGGCTTCCCTCAGTTTCAAACACCGGAGTTTGAGCTAGGTGAAGTTCGTGAACTAGTGGTCCCGGCTCTCAACCTTGCGATTGTCAGTTTTGTTAGCATGATGCTCACCGCCCGCAGTTTCGCTGCTAAAAACGGTTATGATATTGATGCTAATAAAGAGTTTCAGGCGTTGGGTTTTGCCAACATTGCCTCAGCGTTTTCGCAAGGTTTCGCGATAAGCGGCGCTGACTCACGCACAGCCGTCAATGATGCAAATGGCGGTAAATCTCAATTAGTTTCGATTGTCGCTGCAATCACTATTGCCATTATTGCGGTATTTATTTACGAGCCTTTGCAGTTCATCCCTATCGCTTCACTTGGTGTTGTATTGATCATTGCGTCCCTATCGCTGCTCGATCTTAAAGCAATTTGGAAATTAAAATCTCGTGACAAAGATGCATTTTATCTGGCCATCATTACTTTTATTTCTGTGTTGATCGTGGGTGTAATACCGGGGATCACTTTGGCGGTACTGCTAGGGCTGTTTCAATTTTTACGTATTGTCATGCGGCCGAGTGATCAGCTACTTGGCCTGGATGAAAAAGGTACCATTCGGACCATCGACGACTCAGGAAAAGCATCGCCTATTCCTGGAATGGTGATTTACCGCTTTAACTCACCGCTAACTTACTTCAACGCTCCTTACTTTAAACGTAGAGTGTTAGAGCAGGCAGAGCATCACAAAGACGCAAGTTGCGTTGTCATCGACGCCGTGTCGAGCTTTACTCACTTGGATCTCAGTGTGATGGCAACACTGGCAGATATTCACAATACTTTGAAAAAGAGAGGCGTACGCTTAATCCTAGCAGGAAGGAAACGACGTCTTCGTCAATGGTGTGAGCTTACTGGTATCAGCACCAGTGAAGGAGGCATCTTACTGCGAGCTGATATGTACCTTGCCATTAAACTTAGTGGCTGTTACATCAGTGCTGTGGGTGAGGGACAAATTCCTACTGTTCAAAAAGAGCCTGATTTAGAGCAGCCACCCAAACCAATTCCAGAAGTGGCTTAA
- a CDS encoding GNAT family N-acetyltransferase — protein sequence MTIRYEEHVPSPKEYCDMRIKAGLSPKSLKAAEIGLPNSLYGVSVRDEGKLIAMGRVVGDGACNFEIVDVAVDSDYQGNGLGRKVMEYIDGYLSSVALEGSYVFMIADEPVFYEKLGYRLVAPKSQGMTKKFKPKA from the coding sequence ATGACAATAAGATATGAAGAGCATGTGCCAAGCCCGAAAGAATACTGTGATATGCGTATAAAAGCCGGGCTATCACCTAAATCGTTGAAAGCTGCTGAAATTGGCCTACCCAATTCGTTATATGGCGTATCTGTTCGGGATGAAGGAAAGCTCATTGCAATGGGTCGGGTTGTTGGTGACGGGGCGTGTAACTTCGAAATTGTCGACGTTGCCGTTGATTCTGATTATCAAGGTAACGGTTTAGGTAGAAAAGTCATGGAATACATCGACGGTTATCTTTCTTCTGTTGCACTTGAAGGCTCTTACGTTTTTATGATTGCTGATGAACCGGTCTTTTACGAAAAGCTTGGTTATAGGCTGGTGGCTCCTAAAAGCCAAGGGATGACAAAAAAGTTTAAGCCAAAGGCATAA
- a CDS encoding DUF1353 domain-containing protein has product MKYKKRQKYKYTLHSEEKIETHISVSNAYDSPFLSLSKQGVLTIKKGYAWDGASGPALDTKNIMKASLVHDALYQLMREEVLPQSARKHADTLLRETCLEKGMSSFRATYIYYGVRVVGGFFSRPDTLCA; this is encoded by the coding sequence ATGAAATACAAAAAGCGTCAGAAGTATAAATACACTCTCCATTCTGAAGAAAAGATTGAGACTCACATTTCAGTGAGTAACGCGTATGACAGCCCTTTTCTTAGTTTGTCCAAACAAGGCGTGTTAACGATTAAAAAGGGCTATGCATGGGATGGAGCGAGTGGGCCAGCGTTAGACACAAAAAACATTATGAAAGCTTCTTTAGTGCATGATGCTCTTTACCAACTCATGAGGGAAGAGGTGTTGCCTCAAAGTGCTCGAAAGCATGCGGATACGTTGTTGAGAGAAACATGTTTAGAAAAAGGAATGTCTAGCTTCAGAGCAACTTATATCTATTATGGCGTCAGAGTTGTCGGCGGGTTCTTTTCTAGACCCGATACTTTGTGTGCTTAA
- a CDS encoding TIGR03503 family protein — translation MLRALLVAFLAIWSSLSSAASESTMSLLDNRFRVDPTIEQITFLVYREQSSQPVVLVRPDGKKYYAWGSYDNVRWYQEASLDIISVDNPMPGPWQAVGKVTPKNNIRLISHLKLSTDLFPNRLYNGEALKFTARLTSDGKPLVLRDFLDRVNLRVTFTKFVENEDELIKEARPVPMVVGEFADDGRGLDEKAGDGVFTVQLPIDVEPGKYRARITSGNGVFLRAQEQVILVYPNPISRTFIQARNPDKPHQLVVSGEQGMIAPGSIAVTVKKDAPDGFISYSQGQVSKDGMRVTLNLNNDAELGKYAWRGEIFTTDFATQRPLVFPIPEQTFSVVDEVDLEAARIAKEAELAEQRRIEMEKQIIAEREAERKRSMIIIAVGNVIMLLIVIIAWIVWRKIKAKRDAMPEMQLEVPKK, via the coding sequence ATGTTGAGGGCTTTGTTGGTCGCGTTTTTAGCGATATGGAGTAGTCTCTCGAGTGCTGCGAGTGAATCTACAATGTCTTTGTTAGACAATCGCTTTCGAGTTGATCCAACCATCGAGCAGATCACGTTTTTGGTTTATCGTGAGCAAAGTTCTCAGCCAGTTGTTTTAGTCCGTCCTGACGGTAAAAAATACTATGCTTGGGGCTCTTACGACAATGTACGTTGGTATCAAGAAGCCTCACTCGATATTATTTCCGTTGATAACCCGATGCCAGGTCCATGGCAGGCTGTGGGGAAAGTTACGCCTAAAAATAACATCCGCTTAATTTCTCACCTAAAGCTCAGTACGGACCTGTTCCCAAACCGATTATATAATGGGGAAGCGCTTAAGTTTACAGCTCGCCTGACCTCCGACGGCAAACCTCTTGTATTGCGCGACTTCCTTGATCGCGTGAATCTGCGCGTGACATTTACCAAGTTTGTCGAAAATGAAGATGAGCTGATCAAAGAAGCTCGTCCAGTGCCGATGGTTGTGGGTGAGTTTGCTGATGACGGCCGCGGCTTGGATGAAAAAGCAGGGGATGGAGTGTTCACGGTTCAGCTCCCAATAGACGTTGAGCCTGGTAAGTACCGCGCGCGCATCACGTCTGGCAATGGCGTATTCTTACGAGCGCAAGAACAAGTCATCTTGGTTTATCCGAACCCAATCTCTCGTACTTTTATTCAGGCTCGTAATCCCGATAAGCCACATCAATTAGTGGTGAGTGGTGAGCAAGGTATGATTGCACCAGGCTCTATTGCAGTCACAGTGAAAAAGGACGCTCCCGATGGTTTCATTAGTTACAGCCAAGGACAGGTCTCTAAAGATGGAATGAGAGTTACGTTGAACCTCAATAACGATGCTGAGCTTGGTAAGTACGCATGGCGCGGCGAGATCTTTACCACTGATTTTGCAACCCAGCGTCCGTTGGTGTTTCCTATTCCAGAGCAAACCTTCAGTGTTGTTGATGAAGTTGATCTAGAAGCTGCTCGAATTGCAAAAGAAGCTGAATTAGCCGAGCAGCGCCGTATTGAAATGGAAAAGCAAATTATCGCTGAGCGGGAGGCTGAGCGTAAGCGCAGCATGATTATTATCGCGGTGGGTAACGTGATAATGCTGCTGATTGTGATCATTGCATGGATAGTCTGGCGCAAAATTAAAGCGAAGCGCGATGCCATGCCAGAGATGCAGTTAGAAGTGCCAAAGAAATAG
- the dnaQ gene encoding DNA polymerase III subunit epsilon, with protein sequence MNTSSNSEYNRIVVLDTETTGMNREGGPHYMGHRIIEIGAVEIINRKLTGRHFHVYLKPDREIQPEAVEVHGITDEFLVDKPEYASVHQEFLEFIKGAELVAHNAPFDTGFMDYEFGMLDPNIGKTDDYCKVTDTLAMAKKIFPGKRNNLDILCERYGIDNSHRTLHGALLDAEILADVYLFMTGGQTSLEFNANKQEGGVETIRRIEGRKALKVLRASADELEAHQKRLELVNDCIWHQ encoded by the coding sequence ATGAATACCAGCAGCAATTCTGAATATAACCGCATTGTCGTTCTCGATACCGAAACCACAGGTATGAACCGCGAGGGTGGTCCTCACTACATGGGACACCGCATTATTGAAATCGGTGCCGTGGAGATCATCAACCGTAAGCTGACTGGTCGTCACTTCCACGTTTATTTAAAACCCGATCGTGAAATCCAACCAGAAGCGGTTGAAGTTCACGGTATTACGGATGAATTCTTGGTTGATAAACCGGAATACGCGAGCGTGCACCAAGAGTTTCTTGAGTTTATTAAAGGCGCAGAACTTGTTGCCCACAACGCGCCCTTCGATACCGGCTTTATGGATTACGAGTTTGGCATGCTCGATCCTAACATCGGCAAAACGGACGACTACTGCAAGGTGACCGATACCCTTGCTATGGCGAAGAAAATCTTCCCTGGTAAGCGAAACAACCTTGATATCTTATGTGAACGTTACGGTATTGATAACTCGCACCGTACACTCCACGGAGCTTTGCTCGATGCGGAGATTCTAGCCGACGTTTACCTCTTTATGACGGGTGGTCAAACGAGTCTAGAATTTAACGCGAATAAACAAGAGGGTGGGGTAGAAACCATTCGTCGTATTGAAGGAAGAAAAGCGCTAAAGGTTTTGCGCGCAAGTGCCGATGAACTAGAAGCTCACCAAAAAAGATTAGAGTTGGTGAACGACTGTATTTGGCATCAATAG
- the rnhA gene encoding ribonuclease HI — MTKHVEIFTDGSCLGNPGPGGYGIVLRYKDVEKTLSKGYTLTTNNRMEMLAAVVALQTLKQPCKVTLTTDSQYVRQGITQWIHNWKKRGWKTADKKPVKNADLWQALDKETARHQVEWHWVKGHAGHRENEMCDELARTAAENPTEEDTGYQPS, encoded by the coding sequence ATGACCAAACACGTTGAGATTTTCACTGACGGTTCTTGTTTAGGTAACCCAGGACCAGGTGGTTACGGCATAGTATTGCGTTACAAAGACGTAGAAAAGACACTTTCCAAAGGCTATACGTTAACTACCAACAACCGCATGGAAATGTTGGCGGCTGTCGTCGCGCTACAGACGTTAAAACAACCTTGTAAAGTCACTTTAACGACTGACAGCCAATATGTGCGCCAAGGTATTACTCAGTGGATCCATAACTGGAAGAAGCGTGGTTGGAAAACAGCGGATAAAAAACCCGTGAAGAATGCCGATTTATGGCAAGCTCTAGACAAAGAAACCGCACGCCATCAAGTTGAATGGCATTGGGTAAAAGGCCACGCGGGCCATCGTGAGAACGAAATGTGTGATGAGCTAGCCCGGACTGCTGCAGAAAACCCAACTGAGGAAGATACAGGTTACCAACCCTCTTAG
- a CDS encoding class I SAM-dependent methyltransferase, with the protein MKPALSNKTIPHPSTWSAMNNGPWVLESIQTRLDEWCPKLFGYHMLKLGGLSCELTSCNCNIQHQVNVDIQNPLHNVIADGYELPFLEKSFDVVILAHQLDYASDPHRLLREVDRVMMDDGYVIITGFNPLSLTGLASLLPWRKHNLPWSGRMFTSNRIKDWLGLLNYQVIHCDRYALFPMKRYRTMWTWLENSLGDWASPAGSLYYIVARKRTYPLKPIKPHWRLKKKLTPLGVMNREGNTMRKESR; encoded by the coding sequence ATGAAACCAGCACTCAGCAACAAAACTATACCACACCCGTCGACTTGGTCAGCAATGAACAACGGTCCGTGGGTGCTTGAGTCAATCCAGACCCGACTTGATGAATGGTGCCCGAAACTCTTCGGCTACCATATGCTCAAACTGGGCGGGTTGAGCTGTGAGCTAACCAGCTGTAATTGTAACATTCAACACCAAGTCAACGTAGATATCCAGAACCCGTTGCATAATGTGATTGCAGATGGTTACGAATTACCCTTTTTGGAAAAAAGCTTTGATGTTGTGATACTCGCTCATCAGCTCGACTATGCAAGCGATCCACACCGTTTGTTGCGTGAAGTCGATAGAGTGATGATGGATGATGGCTATGTAATTATTACTGGATTCAACCCATTAAGCTTGACTGGATTAGCGAGTTTGCTTCCATGGCGTAAACATAATTTGCCTTGGAGTGGACGAATGTTTACGTCGAACCGCATCAAAGATTGGTTAGGGTTACTTAATTATCAAGTGATTCATTGTGATCGTTATGCGCTGTTTCCGATGAAACGTTACCGTACGATGTGGACATGGTTGGAAAATAGTCTTGGTGATTGGGCATCACCCGCTGGGAGTTTGTATTACATAGTCGCGCGGAAACGGACATACCCTCTCAAGCCTATCAAACCGCATTGGCGCTTGAAGAAAAAGCTCACACCACTTGGGGTGATGAATCGAGAGGGTAACACTATGAGGAAAGAATCTCGCTAA
- the gloB gene encoding hydroxyacylglutathione hydrolase, whose translation MLEIKSIPAFNDNYIWLIQNSDKRCAVVDPGDAKPVLEFLQANELTLEAILITHHHNDHIGGVPDLVRAFPDVAVVGPKSEPIPTLTTPMEEGDKLELFGEIFLVLGLPGHTLGHIGYVGDGKLFCGDVLFSAGCGRIFEGTPEQMFESLSKLTSLPEETQVFCAHEYTASNVAFALAVEPDNEQLRQYRDDVNRLRALNIPTLPTTIRKEKWINPFLRTSNPDVVQSVASRIKNSDPCSVFTALREWKNEF comes from the coding sequence GTGTTAGAGATCAAAAGCATACCCGCATTTAATGATAATTACATCTGGCTGATACAAAATAGCGATAAGCGCTGCGCAGTCGTTGATCCGGGCGATGCGAAGCCAGTATTAGAATTTCTGCAGGCTAACGAATTAACTTTAGAAGCGATTTTAATTACGCACCACCACAACGATCACATTGGTGGCGTTCCAGACTTAGTGCGTGCATTTCCTGACGTCGCCGTTGTGGGCCCAAAATCAGAGCCAATTCCAACCCTAACGACACCAATGGAAGAAGGCGACAAGCTGGAGTTGTTTGGTGAGATTTTCTTAGTACTTGGGTTACCCGGCCATACTTTGGGCCATATCGGTTACGTTGGGGACGGAAAACTGTTTTGCGGTGATGTGCTCTTTTCTGCTGGCTGCGGTCGTATTTTTGAAGGTACGCCTGAGCAAATGTTTGAATCACTGAGCAAACTAACGTCTCTACCAGAAGAAACTCAAGTCTTCTGCGCGCATGAATACACCGCGAGTAACGTGGCGTTTGCTCTAGCGGTTGAACCTGACAATGAGCAACTTCGCCAATATCGCGACGATGTAAACCGACTGCGAGCACTCAACATTCCGACACTTCCAACAACAATACGCAAAGAAAAGTGGATTAATCCGTTCTTGCGAACCTCTAACCCTGACGTGGTTCAATCTGTTGCTAGTCGCATTAAAAATAGCGATCCATGCTCGGTTTTTACTGCTTTACGCGAGTGGAAGAACGAATTTTAA